Proteins encoded together in one Oceanibaculum nanhaiense window:
- a CDS encoding GDCCVxC domain-containing (seleno)protein, with protein MAVLQSTLTCPECGHVSAEVMPENACLYFYECKGCKSLLRPLAGDCCVFCSYGDMPCPPVQEARDSGNAGGCCAPDSG; from the coding sequence ATGGCGGTGCTGCAATCGACGCTCACCTGTCCGGAATGCGGGCATGTCTCGGCGGAAGTAATGCCGGAAAATGCCTGCCTGTATTTCTACGAGTGTAAGGGTTGCAAAAGCCTGCTCCGACCTCTCGCGGGCGATTGCTGTGTATTCTGCTCCTACGGCGATATGCCCTGTCCGCCGGTCCAGGAAGCGCGAGACAGCGGCAATGCAGGCGGATGTTGTGCCCCGGATAGCGGTTGA
- a CDS encoding SHOCT domain-containing protein, giving the protein MWQNWHQPGAMMGYDGGGWFWGMAFHGFSAILFIAVLAVVLSPLFRWLGAGHQTHATTQSGGSALDILKARYARGEIDRDDYLQRKADLS; this is encoded by the coding sequence ATGTGGCAGAACTGGCATCAGCCCGGTGCGATGATGGGCTATGACGGTGGCGGATGGTTCTGGGGAATGGCCTTCCACGGCTTCTCGGCCATCCTGTTCATCGCCGTGCTGGCGGTGGTCCTCTCCCCGCTGTTTCGATGGCTGGGGGCAGGGCACCAGACGCACGCAACGACGCAGTCCGGCGGTAGTGCGCTAGACATCCTCAAGGCACGCTATGCGCGCGGGGAGATCGACCGCGACGATTATCTGCAGCGAAAAGCCGATCTGTCCTGA
- a CDS encoding MFS transporter, translating into MDDRRPGAARPALFAAQFALSHACWLLTYPLAGWLGAMLGLEATFYVLAAIAAVGTMIAALVWPAGDPGVLPHDHPEQAHTHPHTHDAHHQHEHEDWEGPEPYSHPHRHAPLQHSHELVIDDHHPVWPQ; encoded by the coding sequence ATGGATGATCGACGACCTGGCGCGGCACGGCCGGCCCTGTTCGCCGCGCAGTTCGCCCTGTCGCATGCCTGCTGGCTGCTGACCTATCCGCTGGCCGGCTGGCTTGGTGCGATGCTCGGGCTGGAGGCTACCTTCTATGTTCTGGCAGCGATCGCGGCGGTGGGAACAATGATCGCCGCGCTGGTCTGGCCGGCGGGCGATCCCGGCGTGCTGCCGCACGATCATCCCGAACAGGCGCACACCCATCCGCATACCCATGACGCGCACCACCAGCATGAGCATGAAGACTGGGAAGGGCCGGAGCCGTACAGCCACCCGCACCGGCACGCACCGCTGCAGCACAGCCACGAACTGGTGATCGACGATCATCACCCAGTCTGGCCACAGTGA
- a CDS encoding cyclic nucleotide-binding domain-containing protein, whose product MFDLFEPLFADAVAREFAAGDLLFRAGDPVVSMILLRARQAELVRHTGHGLKMILQRAGPGHILAEASAWSDSYHCDAVVPEPRLAALLPRTVFLWRD is encoded by the coding sequence ATGTTCGACCTGTTCGAGCCTCTCTTCGCTGACGCGGTCGCGCGCGAATTCGCCGCTGGAGACCTGCTGTTCCGCGCCGGCGACCCGGTGGTGTCGATGATCCTGCTCCGGGCCCGGCAGGCCGAGCTGGTCCGTCACACGGGCCATGGGCTGAAGATGATCCTGCAGCGCGCCGGGCCCGGGCATATCCTCGCGGAGGCGTCCGCCTGGTCGGACTCCTACCATTGCGATGCGGTGGTGCCGGAGCCCCGCCTAGCGGCGCTCCTACCGCGCACGGTGTTCCTCTGGCGCGACTGA
- a CDS encoding DUF2933 domain-containing protein produces the protein MKTNQTGFLNTPAGYAVCLMLAALAIFLWVEYRLQVAEALPLLLPLLICIGLHVFMHRGHGGHGNGK, from the coding sequence ATGAAGACGAACCAAACAGGCTTTCTGAATACGCCGGCAGGCTACGCCGTCTGCCTCATGCTGGCGGCGTTGGCGATCTTTCTGTGGGTCGAATACCGGCTCCAGGTCGCCGAAGCGCTGCCTCTCCTCCTGCCTCTGCTGATCTGCATCGGCCTGCATGTCTTCATGCATCGGGGCCATGGCGGTCATGGCAATGGCAAATGA